Below is a genomic region from Streptomyces roseoviridis.
GGTCTCGATCAGGTCGGCGGTGAAGACGCCACCGGCCTGCAGGTACTCGTTGTCCTCCTCGAGCGCCTTGAGGACGGCCTCGAGGTTGGTCGGGACCTGGGCGACGCCCGCGTGCTCCTCGGGGGCGAGCTCGTAGAGGTCCTTGTCGATCGGCTCGGCCGGCTCGATCTTGTTCTTGATGCCGTCGAGGCCCGCGAGGAGCAGCGCCGAGAAGGCGAGGTACGGGTTCGAGGACGGGTCCGGGGCGCGGAACTCGACGCGCTTGGCCTTCGGGTTGGAGCCCGTGATCGGGATGCGCATCGCGGCGGAGCGGTTGCGCTGCGAGTAGACGAGGTTGACCGGCGCCTCGAAGCCCGGGACCAGGCGGTGGTAGGAGTTCACCGTCGGGTTGGTGAAGGCCAGCAGCGACGGGGCGTGCTTCAGGATGCCGCCGATGTAGTAGCGGGCGGTGTCCGAGAGGCCCGCGTAGCCCTGCTCGTCGTAGAAGAGCGGCTCGCCGCCGGTCCACAGCGACTGGTGGACGTGCATGCCCGAACCGTTGTCGCCGAAGATCGGCTTCGGCATGAAGGTCGCGGTCTTGCCGTTGCGCCAGGCGACGTTCTTCACGATGTACTTGAAGAGCATCAGGTCGTCGGCGGCGGCCAGCAGCGTGTTGAACTTGTAGTTGATCTCCGCCTGGCCGGCGGTGCCGACCTCGTGGTGCTGGCGCTCGACCTTGAGGCCGACGTTCTCCAGCTCCAGGGAGATCTCCGCGCGCAGGTCGGCGA
It encodes:
- the glnA gene encoding type I glutamate--ammonia ligase — translated: MFQNADEAKKFIQDNDVKMVDVRFCDLPGVMQHFTIPATAFDPSEELAFDGSSIRGFQAIHESDMALRADLSTARLDPFRRDKTLNINFFIHDPITGEQYSRDPRNIAKKAEAYLASTGIADTAYFGPEAEFYVFDSVRFETSANQGFYHIDSEAGAWNTGKEEDNRGYKVRYKGGYFPAPPVDHFADLRAEISLELENVGLKVERQHHEVGTAGQAEINYKFNTLLAAADDLMLFKYIVKNVAWRNGKTATFMPKPIFGDNGSGMHVHQSLWTGGEPLFYDEQGYAGLSDTARYYIGGILKHAPSLLAFTNPTVNSYHRLVPGFEAPVNLVYSQRNRSAAMRIPITGSNPKAKRVEFRAPDPSSNPYLAFSALLLAGLDGIKNKIEPAEPIDKDLYELAPEEHAGVAQVPTNLEAVLKALEEDNEYLQAGGVFTADLIETWIDYKRTHEIAPIQLRPHPHEFELYFDL